From the genome of Methanococcoides methylutens, one region includes:
- a CDS encoding NTPase, whose amino-acid sequence MLRIAITGKPGVGKSTVVSKIVEKLDLKACGIRAAEIRVEGQRQGFSIEDIDTGRKGILSHVECTGPKMGKYHVNLEDLNDIGAKAIRDAIGCDLVVIDEVGPMELKSDNFIRAVEKVLDSERPILAVLHRSSKHPLAQRIREEFEVLTVDEVNRDDLPDIITTRFQ is encoded by the coding sequence ATGCTTCGAATAGCAATAACAGGAAAGCCCGGTGTGGGAAAATCAACTGTAGTGTCAAAAATTGTGGAAAAACTTGACCTAAAAGCCTGCGGAATCCGGGCTGCCGAAATACGCGTGGAAGGTCAACGCCAGGGATTTTCGATAGAGGACATCGATACTGGCAGAAAAGGTATCCTGAGCCATGTCGAATGCACCGGCCCGAAGATGGGAAAATATCATGTGAACCTTGAAGACCTTAATGATATCGGTGCAAAGGCGATCAGGGATGCCATTGGTTGTGATCTTGTAGTAATAGATGAGGTCGGGCCCATGGAACTCAAATCTGATAACTTTATCCGGGCTGTGGAAAAGGTCCTTGATTCGGAAAGGCCAATACTTGCTGTACTTCATAGATCGAGCAAACATCCGCTGGCGCAGAGGATAAGGGAGGAGTTCGAGGTTCTGACAGTTGATGAAGTCAATCGGGACGATCTGCCTGATATAATTACCACGAGATTCCAGTAA
- a CDS encoding thiamine pyrophosphate-dependent enzyme, with product MDTSTIRSIKELPPEENMLPGTAACAGCGGLLTLRYCLKALGDKIVIVNAAGCFTLLTIYPFSPFRNSWLYTAMACAPAGAQGVRDALDILIKKGKLDPEENLKVVVLSGDGSAYDMALSSTSGAIYRNLDFYYICYDNEAYGNTGFQHSGASPFGSRTGTTPPGKEVPVGSQLQKKNLFDIWNSHKPPYIATVSPAYPVDLMNKFKKAEQFKGPKLFISHIPCPPGWGFDPSRSVRLAKLSVETGLWPLKESVHGEVEHTYVPKKFKPVEEYLKEQERFSHLFKPVRQEDALKSIQEMVDEYWKKHELLP from the coding sequence ATGGATACATCAACCATCAGATCCATAAAGGAACTGCCACCTGAAGAGAACATGCTGCCAGGGACTGCTGCATGTGCAGGCTGTGGCGGTCTCCTGACATTGAGGTATTGCCTGAAGGCACTGGGTGATAAGATCGTCATCGTAAATGCAGCAGGATGTTTTACCCTTCTTACCATCTATCCATTTTCACCATTCAGGAATTCCTGGCTTTATACGGCAATGGCCTGTGCACCTGCAGGAGCCCAGGGTGTCCGGGATGCTCTGGACATACTGATCAAAAAAGGGAAGCTTGATCCTGAAGAGAACCTGAAGGTGGTCGTGCTCTCCGGTGATGGTTCTGCATATGATATGGCACTCTCCTCCACATCCGGGGCAATTTACCGCAACCTGGACTTCTACTACATCTGTTATGATAATGAAGCATACGGAAATACCGGTTTCCAGCATTCAGGAGCATCTCCTTTTGGTTCAAGGACAGGAACAACCCCTCCCGGAAAGGAGGTCCCGGTTGGTTCACAGCTTCAAAAGAAGAACCTGTTCGACATCTGGAACAGTCACAAACCGCCATACATTGCAACTGTTTCACCGGCATATCCTGTTGACCTGATGAACAAGTTCAAAAAAGCAGAACAATTCAAAGGTCCAAAGCTTTTCATATCTCACATACCCTGTCCGCCCGGATGGGGATTTGATCCATCCCGATCTGTCAGACTTGCAAAGCTTTCAGTTGAGACAGGGCTCTGGCCATTAAAGGAGTCTGTCCATGGTGAGGTGGAACACACTTATGTCCCGAAGAAATTCAAGCCTGTGGAAGAGTACCTTAAAGAGCAGGAACGATTTTCACATCTTTTCAAACCGGTAAGACAGGAGGATGCTTTAAAAAGCATTCAGGAGATGGTGGATGAGTACTGGAAGAAACATGAGCTCCTTCCTTAA
- a CDS encoding methyltransferase family protein, with translation MVSSTIILVFCLVTFAVIHSFLASLPFKRFIMQILGSRVETLFRPVYSLIALITILPLIYLLYKNPGPIFYIVPSPWRWFMVGGQLIGAIIGARGLMDAPHRFKISGQLSAPNTPEAGSLDIRGIYRWIRDPFLLSGLIIIWLTPFMTFNLLIIYILSTIYIYLGSLHVEKRLLSRFGDEYREYQKKVHRIIPHFGGDY, from the coding sequence TTGGTCTCATCCACAATTATCCTTGTATTTTGTCTGGTAACATTTGCAGTTATTCACAGCTTTTTAGCAAGTCTGCCTTTCAAACGTTTTATAATGCAAATTTTGGGTTCCCGGGTAGAAACATTATTCAGACCAGTGTACAGCCTTATCGCATTGATAACCATATTACCACTCATCTACCTGCTATACAAGAATCCGGGACCTATCTTCTACATAGTACCTTCTCCATGGCGCTGGTTTATGGTTGGCGGTCAATTGATCGGTGCCATCATTGGTGCCAGAGGTTTGATGGATGCACCCCATAGGTTCAAGATCAGTGGACAGTTATCTGCACCAAATACTCCTGAAGCAGGTTCCCTGGATATTCGGGGCATTTACCGATGGATACGTGATCCCTTCCTGCTCTCAGGTCTGATCATTATCTGGCTGACTCCCTTTATGACCTTCAATCTGCTTATCATATACATTTTGTCTACGATATACATATATCTGGGTTCGCTGCATGTGGAAAAAAGACTGCTGTCACGGTTTGGTGACGAATACAGGGAGTACCAAAAAAAGGTTCACAGGATTATTCCTCATTTTGGAGGAGATTATTAA
- a CDS encoding Glu/Leu/Phe/Val family dehydrogenase: MMSCDLVNQEIYKGGVYTEDIFRFADELGPSKIIHIYEPSVGLKAVLVVDNVAAGPSIGGVRIAPDVSTEECFRLARAMTLKNAAAGLPYGGGKAVVYADPKMDPEKKVELLRALACSLREIEEYIFAPDMGTDEDCMACVKDEIGRVVGLPRVLGGIPLDEIGATGWGLRHSTEVALEFCDFKLEGARVVVQGFGAVGKNAARFLVEKGAVVVAVADSRGTLYNSEGVDVDALIALKDSGGSVVDYPGGQKLELDAVIDVDCDIWIPAARPDVLNEGNVHRLKTKLVVEGANIPITPEAEKYLHEKGILCVPDFIANAGGVICAAMEYEGASECAALQAIEEKIRLNTRLVLTDSESKSILPREAALELALARVHKAMGYRRWSLFSSAPGFV; this comes from the coding sequence ATGATGTCCTGTGATCTTGTGAATCAGGAGATATATAAGGGAGGGGTTTATACGGAAGATATTTTTCGATTTGCGGATGAGCTTGGACCGAGCAAGATCATCCATATATATGAACCGTCTGTTGGATTGAAAGCTGTGCTTGTGGTGGATAATGTGGCGGCAGGACCTTCAATTGGAGGAGTACGCATAGCTCCGGATGTTAGCACAGAGGAGTGTTTCCGTCTGGCAAGGGCCATGACCCTTAAGAATGCAGCTGCAGGCCTTCCCTATGGAGGAGGAAAGGCTGTTGTCTATGCTGACCCGAAGATGGATCCTGAAAAAAAGGTAGAACTTCTAAGAGCCCTGGCCTGCTCATTGAGGGAGATAGAGGAATACATCTTTGCTCCTGACATGGGTACGGATGAGGACTGCATGGCCTGTGTAAAGGATGAGATCGGCAGGGTGGTCGGATTGCCCAGAGTCCTTGGAGGAATCCCCCTGGATGAGATAGGGGCTACCGGATGGGGGCTCAGACATTCAACTGAAGTTGCCCTTGAGTTCTGTGACTTCAAACTGGAAGGAGCCAGAGTTGTGGTACAGGGATTTGGGGCAGTGGGCAAGAACGCAGCACGCTTCCTTGTGGAAAAAGGAGCAGTTGTGGTTGCAGTAGCAGATTCCAGAGGTACTTTATATAACTCAGAAGGGGTCGACGTTGATGCGTTGATAGCTTTAAAAGACTCCGGAGGAAGCGTGGTCGATTATCCCGGAGGACAGAAACTCGAGCTCGATGCAGTCATAGATGTTGACTGTGATATATGGATCCCGGCAGCACGTCCGGATGTCCTTAATGAGGGGAATGTGCACCGCCTGAAAACAAAACTTGTTGTTGAAGGTGCCAACATACCAATAACTCCTGAAGCTGAGAAGTACCTGCATGAGAAAGGTATCCTGTGCGTTCCGGACTTCATTGCCAACGCAGGAGGAGTGATCTGCGCTGCTATGGAATATGAGGGAGCCAGTGAATGTGCAGCACTTCAGGCCATAGAGGAGAAGATACGTCTCAATACCAGATTGGTGTTGACTGACTCAGAAAGCAAAAGTATACTTCCACGGGAGGCTGCTCTGGAGCTTGCCCTTGCAAGGGTCCACAAGGCTATGGGTTACAGACGATGGTCACTGTTCTCATCAGCTCCGGGATTCGTATAA
- a CDS encoding 2-oxoacid:acceptor oxidoreductase family protein has product MLRLRFHGRGGQGAKVASRVLGTAAFLDGYNAQDFPLYGAERRGAPITAFTRISRDDIMERGLVSDPDIVIVMDETLLSDPQAMPLSGLKKGGIVFVNTPLSPLETKEEYGIEDHVITLDITKVSLDMIGKSVLSSLAAGVASRIAGIGEEALKGALEKELSGIISDRDLLGKNTEAALYCYNTLVPVQVKTAETIREKENVITLPFETARVSSPAINATGNTPLRRTGNWRVFRPVWNYDICTRCMTCVSRCPEGCIRLNEDGYPYADYDNCKGCLVCAEECPVKAITKVREIHSRSEEGDQ; this is encoded by the coding sequence ATGCTCAGATTAAGATTCCATGGCAGGGGTGGCCAGGGAGCAAAGGTTGCCAGCAGAGTGCTCGGTACTGCTGCATTTCTGGATGGTTACAATGCTCAGGATTTCCCGTTATATGGTGCCGAGAGAAGAGGGGCACCTATCACTGCGTTTACCCGTATATCAAGAGATGATATCATGGAGCGGGGCTTAGTTTCTGATCCTGATATTGTGATCGTTATGGACGAAACCTTACTCTCGGATCCTCAAGCTATGCCATTATCAGGACTTAAAAAAGGTGGTATTGTTTTTGTAAACACACCTCTTAGTCCTCTTGAAACAAAGGAAGAGTACGGGATCGAAGACCATGTGATCACACTGGATATCACAAAGGTCAGCCTTGATATGATCGGAAAGTCCGTCCTCAGCAGCCTTGCAGCTGGTGTTGCTTCCAGGATCGCTGGTATTGGGGAGGAGGCTTTAAAGGGTGCCCTGGAAAAGGAACTATCCGGAATCATATCGGACAGAGATCTTCTAGGAAAAAATACAGAGGCTGCACTTTATTGTTACAATACTTTAGTACCGGTCCAGGTAAAAACTGCTGAGACAATCAGGGAAAAAGAGAATGTTATCACATTACCTTTTGAAACTGCCCGTGTATCCAGTCCTGCCATAAATGCTACCGGCAATACTCCCTTGCGAAGAACAGGAAACTGGCGTGTGTTCAGACCTGTCTGGAATTATGACATCTGCACCAGGTGTATGACCTGTGTTTCCAGGTGTCCTGAGGGTTGTATCCGGCTGAACGAAGACGGCTATCCGTATGCGGATTATGACAATTGTAAGGGATGTTTGGTATGCGCCGAGGAATGTCCGGTAAAAGCTATCACTAAAGTTCGGGAGATTCACTCCCGGTCCGAAGAGGGGGATCAATAA
- a CDS encoding type 1 glutamine amidotransferase family protein, with protein MTKIAYLYVLNTMADWEPSYLIAELNSGRYFRKNTSEYTVRTVGITKEPVVTMGGLRIEPDISLDELMTDDAGVLILPGGDTWLEDIHTPILEKAKEFLDAGITVGAICGATLGFAKAGLLDNRLHTSNDLDYLKTVCPDYTGESFYRQEPAVTDGNLITASGIAPLEFAKEVIRNLDVFSAQTLEAWCQLYVTHKTQYFYAIMESLEE; from the coding sequence ATGACTAAAATAGCTTATCTTTACGTTCTTAACACGATGGCCGACTGGGAGCCGAGTTACCTGATCGCTGAATTGAATTCCGGCCGTTATTTCAGGAAGAATACAAGCGAATACACGGTCAGGACAGTAGGTATTACAAAAGAGCCTGTTGTTACCATGGGTGGGTTGCGCATTGAGCCAGACATTAGCCTTGATGAATTAATGACTGACGATGCCGGAGTGCTGATCCTGCCAGGTGGCGATACCTGGCTTGAAGATATTCACACGCCAATACTGGAGAAAGCAAAGGAGTTCCTGGATGCAGGTATCACTGTTGGTGCCATATGTGGTGCAACTCTGGGTTTTGCTAAAGCCGGCCTTCTGGATAACAGACTCCATACAAGTAATGATCTGGATTACCTGAAAACGGTCTGTCCCGATTACACCGGAGAATCATTTTATCGTCAGGAGCCTGCTGTGACTGATGGTAACCTTATAACTGCCTCAGGGATTGCCCCTCTTGAATTCGCAAAGGAAGTTATCAGGAACCTGGATGTATTTTCGGCTCAGACCCTTGAAGCATGGTGTCAGTTATATGTTACTCATAAGACGCAGTATTTCTATGCAATTATGGAGTCGCTGGAAGAGTGA
- a CDS encoding glycogen synthase → MGKKWLIIAGEEAGPRSNKMGGIWDVIDAEATTLASLIDSKEIKDESMPKIIVVGPYYGHSGADWNKGLNRITDISELEEFRNDEDVSAAIETLRLSGIDAISGVRKISNLEIIYLLFNTETFSRVPAEYKGVDMSLENKVKSEAYELLGLDSLTYENMDNGTEYCHYLNLSYAISEFICELFKISQKKLKEYKNIHLSETKRPADSNIQLSLHCHEFSVFYAIARLKKICLPLKTVATYHATLPGRVAGHYAIQKIRNNDSSWSEGVPRNLAELESLSKYADVVTAVGESTRKEVKLFYGVSGILVRNGILIENDGLDWEKKKQCREKIQMFLSDNLYKYHDGEQSSPKKVIPIFSISRIEIENKGYPDLLDSLVLLDRMVKSEILMGKLDEDVRVVCFLVTAHGQKTNLPLGFPINLPKEVLIGEELRLQKMIEERGLECSNLPSGRRCVSAVLYPQWLSDHDEGLNMNHDEFMTGCIAGVFPSRYDPFLLTGLEAGKEYTPSIVSKVCGFSDALKTVKTLVPGMGGVVVVDNVDVSYNETIVDYAIAMDYFLDSYLHDKVKYNLLCEEAYLLAGEMNWELPTKHYYELLTGVKIIKI, encoded by the coding sequence ATGGGAAAGAAATGGTTAATTATTGCCGGAGAAGAGGCTGGACCCAGATCTAACAAGATGGGGGGAATCTGGGATGTTATCGATGCAGAAGCTACAACTCTGGCATCACTTATTGATTCCAAAGAAATTAAAGATGAATCGATGCCAAAGATAATTGTAGTTGGTCCATATTATGGTCATAGTGGAGCTGACTGGAACAAAGGTCTCAACAGGATTACTGATATAAGTGAATTAGAGGAGTTCCGCAATGATGAAGATGTATCTGCAGCCATTGAAACTCTTAGATTGTCCGGTATTGATGCCATAAGTGGAGTTAGAAAAATCAGCAATCTTGAAATAATTTACTTGCTGTTTAATACAGAAACTTTTAGCAGAGTGCCTGCAGAATATAAAGGGGTTGACATGTCCCTTGAAAACAAAGTAAAAAGTGAAGCATATGAATTACTGGGACTTGATTCATTAACCTATGAGAATATGGATAATGGAACTGAATATTGCCATTATCTTAATTTATCGTATGCCATTTCTGAATTTATATGTGAACTTTTTAAAATAAGTCAGAAAAAACTTAAAGAATATAAAAATATACATCTCTCTGAAACAAAAAGACCTGCTGATTCAAACATACAGTTATCTCTTCATTGTCACGAATTTTCAGTTTTCTATGCCATTGCAAGACTCAAGAAAATATGTTTACCATTGAAAACAGTAGCTACATACCACGCTACACTGCCTGGAAGAGTAGCTGGGCATTACGCAATACAGAAAATACGCAACAACGATAGTTCATGGTCAGAAGGTGTACCCAGGAACCTAGCTGAATTGGAATCTCTTTCAAAGTATGCTGATGTGGTAACAGCTGTGGGCGAATCTACAAGGAAAGAAGTGAAGCTTTTTTATGGGGTTTCCGGGATACTGGTTAGAAATGGAATTCTTATTGAAAACGATGGTCTTGACTGGGAAAAGAAAAAGCAGTGTCGTGAAAAGATCCAGATGTTTTTGTCCGATAATCTGTATAAATATCATGATGGTGAACAGTCATCTCCAAAAAAAGTGATCCCCATATTTTCGATTTCAAGAATAGAGATCGAAAACAAAGGATACCCCGATTTGCTTGATTCTCTGGTTTTGCTTGATCGTATGGTAAAATCCGAAATACTCATGGGTAAGCTTGATGAAGATGTACGAGTCGTATGCTTTTTGGTTACAGCCCATGGACAAAAGACGAATTTGCCTTTAGGTTTTCCAATAAATCTTCCAAAAGAAGTACTTATTGGAGAAGAGCTCAGACTCCAGAAGATGATTGAAGAGAGAGGGCTTGAATGCTCAAATCTTCCAAGTGGTAGAAGATGTGTTTCAGCTGTGTTATATCCTCAATGGTTATCAGACCACGATGAGGGTTTGAATATGAACCATGATGAGTTCATGACGGGGTGTATTGCAGGAGTATTTCCTTCGAGATATGATCCATTCCTGTTAACAGGACTTGAGGCTGGCAAGGAATACACTCCCAGTATTGTTAGCAAAGTATGTGGTTTTAGCGATGCTCTGAAAACTGTCAAAACTTTGGTTCCGGGTATGGGGGGTGTAGTTGTAGTAGATAATGTTGATGTATCATACAATGAAACCATCGTGGATTACGCTATCGCTATGGACTACTTTTTGGATAGCTATCTTCATGATAAGGTAAAATACAACCTTTTATGCGAAGAGGCATATCTTCTCGCTGGAGAGATGAACTGGGAATTACCCACTAAGCATTACTATGAACTTTTAACTGGTGTTAAGATAATAAAAATCTGA
- a CDS encoding pyruvate synthase produces the protein MGKEMLTGNSAAAWGVRLAEVDYIPAYPITPQTEIIETIAKWISDGSMDASFVTMDSEHSMITAAGAASATGARTFTTTSSQGLLYGFEMIYTVAGWRVPLVMVNVSRGLSSPITLGPDHNDILAVRDSGFLQIHCETCQEVLDSVLMAYRLAEDERVLLPVMVNMDGFYLSFTREAVEIPDVEKVRSFLPEYRPEHAFFKAARPMAQGVAVLGGDYYSYFKYQMHLASQNALEIYKEVCDDFERIFGRKYEVIDEYMMEDAEYILVMTNSFSTLGKAAVKRAREDGVKAGLLRPRFLRPFPESEIKNALKGKKAVAVIDQNISVGKGGIIYSEMAGCLYNEIDRPLLLSFIGGLGGKNISQKEFEFIFEKMISASDTGIVEPPSLLYTESELEGITKLKEIAGKE, from the coding sequence ATGGGAAAAGAGATGCTTACCGGTAACAGTGCTGCTGCCTGGGGAGTGCGACTGGCAGAGGTGGATTATATTCCGGCATATCCTATAACTCCCCAGACTGAGATAATTGAGACAATTGCAAAGTGGATATCCGATGGGTCTATGGATGCGAGTTTTGTCACCATGGACTCGGAACATTCCATGATCACGGCTGCAGGGGCTGCTTCAGCTACCGGTGCCAGGACCTTTACGACTACGTCCAGCCAGGGACTGCTGTATGGTTTTGAGATGATATATACAGTGGCAGGGTGGAGGGTTCCTCTGGTGATGGTCAACGTATCGAGGGGTTTATCCTCACCGATCACCCTGGGTCCGGACCATAACGATATTCTGGCAGTCCGGGATTCGGGATTCCTGCAGATCCATTGCGAGACCTGCCAGGAGGTACTTGATTCTGTCCTGATGGCATACAGGCTGGCAGAGGATGAGCGTGTGCTCCTGCCGGTGATGGTTAACATGGACGGTTTTTACCTTTCATTTACCAGGGAAGCTGTGGAGATCCCTGATGTGGAGAAGGTCAGGAGTTTCCTGCCAGAATACAGGCCGGAACATGCCTTTTTCAAGGCAGCCAGGCCAATGGCCCAGGGAGTAGCGGTCCTTGGCGGGGATTATTATTCTTATTTCAAGTACCAGATGCACCTTGCAAGTCAGAATGCTCTTGAGATCTACAAAGAGGTCTGTGATGATTTTGAAAGGATATTTGGCAGGAAATACGAGGTCATTGACGAATATATGATGGAAGATGCCGAATATATCCTTGTGATGACAAACTCATTCTCAACTCTCGGGAAGGCTGCTGTGAAAAGGGCACGGGAGGATGGGGTCAAAGCCGGCTTATTAAGGCCGAGGTTCTTAAGGCCATTTCCGGAATCTGAAATAAAGAACGCATTGAAAGGAAAGAAAGCTGTGGCTGTCATCGACCAGAACATCAGCGTAGGAAAGGGAGGTATCATCTATTCAGAGATGGCAGGTTGCTTGTACAATGAGATTGACAGGCCTCTTTTGCTATCTTTCATTGGAGGACTTGGAGGCAAGAACATCAGCCAGAAAGAGTTCGAGTTTATCTTTGAGAAAATGATCAGTGCATCGGATACTGGAATTGTTGAACCTCCTTCTCTACTCTATACGGAAAGTGAGTTGGAAGGCATAACAAAACTGAAAGAGATCGCAGGGAAGGAATAA
- a CDS encoding zinc ribbon domain-containing protein translates to MDMKELEGLVFCQSCGMPLGKDEDFGTNADGSKSEEYCNYCYQNGEFTQPNITLDEMIEQCSKAIDENGIMSLEEAKKISQQNLPKLKRWK, encoded by the coding sequence ATGGATATGAAGGAGCTGGAAGGTCTGGTCTTTTGCCAGAGTTGTGGAATGCCTTTGGGGAAGGACGAGGATTTTGGAACCAATGCAGATGGTTCAAAGAGTGAAGAATATTGCAATTATTGTTACCAGAATGGCGAGTTCACACAGCCCAACATTACTTTGGATGAAATGATAGAGCAATGCTCCAAAGCAATTGATGAAAATGGGATCATGTCACTGGAAGAAGCAAAAAAGATTAGCCAACAGAATCTTCCAAAATTAAAGAGATGGAAGTAA
- a CDS encoding acyl-CoA synthetase has product MGTETAAFDYEEERKNFNWDVPEDYNFVNTIKEWATNEKKLMAVTEHPDGKIEKAAYCEVWDNAMRFGNILRGSGIHKGDRVLVILPRGTDVYVASLGIWAIGGAVVPSTIMLKSRDIDYRIMDAGAKALITDDPAVADEVDAIKDRIPEINLFFSGQREGWRNYEKEIYSASTDLNLETLNARDLLAINYTSGTTGAPKGVLHNHSLMYCFDRLNRYYWWNTRSDELCWATTEPGWAKWYWGPFGAVLNAGATNFHYSGRFEPEKWFELLDKWNINKACFTPTELRAMATIEDADQRFDLTELKVILTAGEPCTPGIVNFFDEKFGVSVREGYGQTETCVIACTLPGMKIKPGSMGRFTPGVEGAIVDPDTGEKLPSGEKGTIAVARDHPMLFKGYHNKPEKTGECFVGNWYLTGDLAMLDEDGYIWFESRADDICISSGYRIGPFEVESAVNSHEAVIESAMIPSPDPIRGEVVKVFVVLRKEFEPSEELIKDIQNHVKKVTAPYKYPREIEFLRELPKTISGKIKRKELRVTEFETKMDVIEKLKEKGLWQRAD; this is encoded by the coding sequence ATGGGGACAGAAACGGCAGCATTCGACTATGAAGAGGAAAGAAAGAATTTCAATTGGGATGTTCCTGAAGATTACAATTTTGTTAATACCATAAAGGAATGGGCAACGAATGAAAAAAAGTTGATGGCAGTTACCGAGCACCCGGACGGAAAGATTGAGAAAGCAGCGTACTGTGAGGTCTGGGACAATGCAATGAGATTTGGAAATATCCTTCGGGGTTCAGGCATCCATAAAGGTGACCGGGTACTAGTAATACTTCCCAGGGGAACGGATGTTTATGTTGCGAGTCTCGGCATCTGGGCCATAGGTGGAGCTGTCGTTCCAAGTACGATCATGCTCAAAAGCAGGGACATAGACTACAGGATAATGGATGCCGGAGCAAAGGCTTTGATAACAGATGATCCTGCAGTTGCTGATGAGGTAGATGCAATAAAGGACAGGATCCCGGAAATCAACCTATTCTTTTCAGGTCAGAGAGAAGGATGGAGAAATTATGAAAAGGAGATCTATTCTGCATCCACAGACCTGAACCTCGAAACACTAAATGCAAGAGATCTTTTGGCCATCAACTACACCTCCGGGACCACAGGTGCACCAAAGGGTGTATTGCATAACCATTCATTGATGTACTGCTTCGACAGGCTAAATCGATATTATTGGTGGAACACACGATCCGATGAGCTATGCTGGGCAACAACCGAGCCAGGTTGGGCAAAATGGTATTGGGGACCGTTCGGTGCTGTTCTAAATGCAGGAGCTACCAACTTTCATTACTCCGGAAGATTTGAGCCTGAAAAATGGTTTGAACTGCTTGATAAATGGAATATAAATAAGGCATGTTTTACCCCAACGGAACTCAGGGCCATGGCAACGATCGAAGATGCGGACCAGAGATTCGATCTGACGGAACTGAAGGTTATCTTAACTGCAGGTGAGCCCTGTACCCCGGGAATCGTTAATTTCTTCGATGAAAAGTTCGGGGTATCTGTGAGAGAGGGATACGGACAAACAGAAACCTGTGTCATTGCCTGCACCCTGCCCGGAATGAAAATAAAGCCCGGGTCCATGGGCAGGTTCACACCCGGTGTAGAGGGGGCAATTGTCGATCCCGATACAGGTGAAAAGTTACCCTCAGGCGAAAAGGGGACAATCGCTGTCGCAAGGGATCATCCTATGCTTTTCAAAGGATATCACAACAAACCTGAAAAAACAGGAGAATGCTTTGTTGGAAACTGGTATCTGACCGGTGACCTTGCAATGCTGGATGAGGACGGATACATATGGTTCGAATCAAGGGCTGATGATATATGTATAAGTTCGGGCTACAGGATCGGTCCATTTGAAGTTGAAAGTGCAGTAAATTCTCATGAAGCTGTCATTGAATCGGCGATGATCCCGAGTCCAGATCCAATAAGAGGAGAGGTTGTTAAGGTCTTTGTTGTCCTGAGGAAGGAATTCGAGCCATCTGAAGAACTTATTAAAGATATCCAGAATCACGTCAAAAAGGTGACTGCTCCCTACAAATATCCAAGGGAAATCGAATTTTTAAGGGAACTACCAAAGACCATCAGTGGCAAGATCAAGCGCAAAGAGCTCAGGGTCACCGAGTTCGAGACAAAAATGGATGTAATCGAAAAGCTAAAAGAAAAAGGGCTGTGGCAAAGAGCCGATTGA